In one window of Psychrobacter sp. P2G3 DNA:
- a CDS encoding DUF2804 domain-containing protein gives MYQNRDEQDQQHLSTSLRPFALDELIQNGQPTFGVFAHVKSINYLDYYSYLISQKSLPNWRKALKANQFCFIQIIQPPYRVCLALATIKLAASAFVYLYNDKTDELEVDEALQPLTRQTHLTGDCHQGQIAFVHAKLTVTLDFTPAQVIVALDSQNLALHATLARQSQPLAVCTPTGRRGWTFTQKEPLTAISGHLLIKGKSKFNVNASNIPDSKAKQIDFTNTTIANLDWTLGYMRHKTNWFWTCINSYLPDGRHFALNLSMGVNETGASENACWLDGQISYLPPVMFIRKDLDASAQNIWSVYHQNLGWSNVDIDLTFTPITVYKKTDNFGVLASIFEQWIGLYSGEIRLGNKVIRIDKMIGLAEDHFAKW, from the coding sequence ATGTATCAAAATCGCGACGAACAAGATCAGCAACACTTATCCACCAGCTTGCGACCATTTGCTCTTGACGAGCTTATTCAAAATGGTCAGCCTACCTTTGGCGTCTTTGCTCACGTCAAGAGTATCAACTATCTTGACTATTATAGTTATCTTATCTCACAAAAATCCTTACCCAATTGGCGCAAAGCGCTCAAAGCCAACCAATTTTGCTTTATCCAAATTATTCAGCCTCCTTATCGAGTCTGTTTAGCACTGGCGACCATTAAGCTTGCGGCTAGTGCCTTCGTCTATCTTTATAACGATAAGACTGATGAGTTAGAGGTTGATGAAGCGCTACAACCTTTGACTCGCCAAACACATTTAACAGGTGATTGCCATCAAGGGCAGATTGCGTTTGTTCATGCAAAGCTGACAGTTACTTTAGATTTTACGCCCGCGCAAGTTATCGTTGCGCTAGACAGTCAAAACCTTGCACTCCATGCAACCTTAGCAAGGCAGTCGCAGCCACTCGCTGTCTGTACACCAACGGGCAGGCGAGGCTGGACGTTCACCCAAAAAGAACCTTTGACAGCCATATCTGGGCATTTACTCATTAAAGGCAAGTCAAAGTTTAACGTTAATGCTTCTAATATTCCTGATTCTAAAGCCAAGCAAATAGACTTTACTAATACCACCATTGCCAATCTAGATTGGACACTTGGTTATATGCGTCACAAGACCAATTGGTTTTGGACGTGTATTAATAGCTATTTACCAGATGGTCGTCATTTTGCATTGAACTTATCGATGGGCGTTAATGAGACAGGAGCCAGTGAAAATGCGTGCTGGCTTGATGGACAGATATCTTACTTGCCGCCCGTGATGTTTATACGTAAAGATTTGGACGCATCAGCGCAGAATATTTGGAGTGTCTATCATCAAAACTTGGGTTGGAGCAATGTCGATATTGATTTAACCTTTACGCCTATTACTGTCTATAAGAAGACGGATAACTTTGGTGTGCTTGCCAGTATCTTTGAGCAATGGATTGGACTATATAGTGGTGAAATACGCTTAGGAAACAAGGTGATTAGAATTGATAAGATGATAGGGCTGGCAGAAGATCATTTTGCCAAATGGTGA
- a CDS encoding cytochrome bc complex cytochrome b subunit, translated as MHWVDARFPATETYEYHMSKYYAPKNFNFWYFFGVLSMVVLVNQLVTGIWLTMMYNPSAEGAFASVEYIMRDVKGGWLIRYMHSTGASAFFVVVYLHMFRALLYGSYQKPRELIWLIGMGIYLALMAEGFFGYLLPWGNMSFWGAQVILNLPAALPVIGDGLAEWVRGDYIISGITLNRFFALHVVAIPLVLVGLVFMHLVALHHVGSNNPDGIDIKKLKDKNGIPLDGIEFHPYYTVHDMVGIVVFFICFFAVVFFFPEGGGFFLEPPNFEAANSLKTPAHIAPVWYYTPFYAILRAVPDKLGGVIAMGAAIAVLFLIPWLDRSPVRSIRYKGILSKIALTIFAISFLVLGYLGATPTTPTATLMARIFTILYFLFFLLMPIYTAIEKCKQPPERVTGGH; from the coding sequence ATGCATTGGGTAGACGCGCGCTTTCCGGCGACTGAAACCTATGAATACCACATGTCCAAATATTATGCACCGAAGAACTTTAACTTTTGGTACTTCTTCGGCGTTTTATCAATGGTGGTATTGGTCAACCAATTGGTCACTGGGATTTGGCTTACGATGATGTACAACCCAAGTGCCGAAGGAGCATTTGCGTCTGTTGAATACATCATGCGTGACGTCAAAGGCGGCTGGCTTATTCGCTATATGCACTCGACTGGGGCATCAGCATTCTTTGTAGTAGTCTATTTGCATATGTTTAGAGCCTTGCTCTATGGTTCATATCAGAAACCACGTGAGCTTATTTGGCTCATCGGTATGGGCATCTACTTAGCCTTGATGGCAGAAGGCTTCTTCGGTTATCTACTACCGTGGGGCAATATGTCATTTTGGGGTGCACAGGTTATTTTGAATCTTCCTGCTGCGCTACCAGTTATTGGTGACGGTCTTGCTGAATGGGTACGCGGTGATTATATTATCTCAGGTATTACTCTAAACCGTTTCTTTGCCTTACATGTAGTTGCTATTCCACTAGTATTAGTCGGTTTGGTATTTATGCATTTAGTGGCTTTACATCATGTGGGTTCGAACAATCCAGATGGTATTGACATCAAGAAACTCAAAGATAAAAACGGCATACCATTAGATGGTATTGAGTTCCATCCTTACTACACCGTACACGATATGGTTGGTATTGTAGTGTTCTTTATTTGCTTCTTTGCAGTGGTATTCTTCTTCCCAGAAGGCGGCGGTTTCTTCCTTGAGCCACCAAACTTTGAAGCAGCTAACTCACTAAAAACGCCTGCACATATTGCGCCAGTATGGTACTACACTCCTTTCTATGCCATCTTACGTGCGGTTCCTGATAAGCTTGGTGGTGTTATAGCGATGGGTGCTGCGATTGCAGTATTGTTCCTAATACCATGGCTTGATAGATCTCCTGTACGTTCGATACGTTACAAAGGTATTTTATCTAAAATTGCTCTAACCATCTTTGCAATTAGCTTTTTGGTACTTGGCTATTTAGGTGCGACGCCAACGACGCCAACAGCGACATTAATGGCTCGTATATTTACTATATTGTATTTCTTGTTTTTCTTATTGATGCCGATTTACACTGCCATTGAGAAGTGTAAACAGCCACCAGAACGCGTTACCGGAGGTCACTAA
- a CDS encoding ClpXP protease specificity-enhancing factor: MSETTSITPTRPYMVRALYEWIEDNALTPYLMVDATAENVQIPTEHVQDGRIVLNIASRATGNMSMENEYIHFSARFGGVSQEIWVPLIAVMGIYAKENSQGMFFDPSEYENYKPEDESEVAAKKSPTVAPKPKRDNKAGLKVLK; the protein is encoded by the coding sequence ATGAGCGAAACCACGTCTATTACCCCAACCCGCCCCTATATGGTGCGTGCATTATACGAATGGATAGAAGACAATGCCCTGACACCATATCTAATGGTAGATGCCACTGCTGAGAATGTACAAATACCAACCGAACACGTCCAAGATGGTCGTATCGTGCTAAATATCGCTAGCCGTGCTACAGGCAACATGAGTATGGAAAATGAATACATCCATTTCAGTGCACGCTTCGGTGGGGTATCGCAAGAGATTTGGGTACCGCTTATTGCTGTGATGGGCATTTATGCAAAAGAAAACTCACAGGGTATGTTCTTTGATCCTAGTGAATATGAAAACTATAAGCCTGAGGACGAATCAGAAGTTGCTGCTAAGAAGAGTCCTACTGTCGCTCCTAAGCCAAAACGTGATAACAAAGCAGGTTTAAAAGTCTTAAAATAA
- the dcd gene encoding dCTP deaminase: protein MSIKSDRWIRKMAEEYGMIEPYEPGQVRFNDAGERLVSYGTSSYGYDVRCAPEFKVFTNVHSVVVDPKNFDEKSFIDIVGDECIIPPNSFALARTMEYFRIPRDVLTICLGKSTYARCGIIVNVTPLEPEWEGHVTLEFSNTTNLPARIYAGEGVAQMLFFQSDADDVCETSYKDRGGKYQGQRGVTLPRT from the coding sequence ATGTCTATCAAGTCTGACCGCTGGATTCGTAAAATGGCTGAAGAGTATGGCATGATTGAGCCATATGAACCGGGTCAAGTACGCTTTAATGATGCAGGCGAACGCTTGGTTAGTTACGGCACCTCAAGCTATGGTTATGACGTACGCTGTGCGCCTGAGTTTAAAGTATTTACCAACGTGCATTCAGTAGTGGTTGATCCTAAAAACTTCGATGAAAAAAGCTTTATCGATATTGTAGGTGATGAGTGCATCATTCCACCCAACTCATTTGCATTGGCACGTACGATGGAGTATTTCCGCATTCCACGTGATGTATTGACGATTTGCCTTGGTAAATCAACTTATGCACGCTGCGGTATTATCGTCAACGTGACGCCACTTGAGCCTGAGTGGGAAGGGCACGTGACTTTAGAGTTTAGTAATACCACTAATTTGCCAGCACGTATTTATGCAGGTGAAGGCGTGGCACAGATGCTATTCTTCCAAAGTGATGCTGATGATGTCTGCGAGACCAGTTATAAAGACCGTGGCGGTAAATATCAAGGTCAAAGAGGCGTTACATTACCAAGAACCTAA
- a CDS encoding cytochrome c1 — translation MNTLTRSLTGLGLGAALTLTAGTALAAGSGCGTFTNAEGVEEHLACSTAPIDFTNKGSLQNGAKMFMNYCAGCHSAKYVRHSRIAKDLEIPPELVEKYLMVTTDQIGDHIDAEIDPEIQASWFGAAPPDLSLETRLRGDDWVYTYLLSFYEDPSRPWGANNLVLANAAMPHVLHNLQEDLSKEEFESEVGDLVNFMAWMGEPVRHDRQVIGMFVILFLLVLLIPVYLLNKEFWKDVK, via the coding sequence ATGAACACGCTAACAAGATCCTTAACTGGTTTGGGCTTAGGTGCGGCATTAACCCTGACTGCTGGTACTGCACTGGCCGCAGGTAGTGGATGCGGTACGTTCACTAATGCCGAAGGTGTCGAAGAACATTTAGCTTGTAGCACAGCCCCAATTGATTTTACCAATAAGGGTTCGTTACAGAACGGTGCTAAGATGTTCATGAACTACTGCGCAGGTTGTCACTCAGCGAAGTACGTTCGTCATTCACGTATAGCGAAAGACTTAGAGATACCACCTGAGCTGGTCGAAAAGTATTTGATGGTGACCACTGATCAAATTGGTGATCATATTGATGCTGAAATTGATCCTGAGATTCAAGCATCATGGTTTGGGGCAGCACCACCAGACTTATCGCTTGAGACCAGATTACGCGGTGACGACTGGGTTTATACTTACTTGTTATCATTCTATGAGGACCCAAGTCGTCCTTGGGGTGCTAACAACTTAGTGTTGGCGAATGCAGCTATGCCTCATGTACTGCATAATCTACAAGAAGATTTAAGTAAAGAAGAGTTTGAAAGCGAAGTTGGTGATTTAGTTAACTTCATGGCATGGATGGGCGAACCTGTTCGTCATGATCGTCAGGTCATCGGCATGTTCGTTATTCTATTTTTGCTCGTCTTATTGATTCCTGTTTATCTACTAAACAAAGAGTTTTGGAAAGACGTAAAATAA
- a CDS encoding glutathione S-transferase N-terminal domain-containing protein — translation MIDANDIPSSQLILYADDGYDSHVVRLLLEEKKLAYYLSRLHSERPEDLTELNPYHTLPVLQQREISLYEINVIFEYLEERYHANKLLPDTPQERAQFRQLAWRIQRDWLVLGKRLLMHPDSFNKAQAAVAKKQLADSLITLSPLFAHKSYFMADEFGWCDVLLAPLLWRLEEMGIELPRAISRPLFDYQTRLFERESFKKSVR, via the coding sequence ATGATTGATGCGAATGACATTCCAAGTAGTCAGCTAATTTTATATGCTGATGATGGCTACGACAGTCATGTGGTACGCCTATTACTTGAAGAAAAGAAGCTCGCTTACTATTTATCACGCTTACATTCTGAGCGCCCTGAAGACCTGACCGAGCTAAACCCTTATCATACTTTGCCTGTCTTACAACAACGTGAAATCTCGCTATATGAGATTAACGTTATCTTTGAGTATCTTGAGGAACGTTATCACGCAAACAAACTGCTGCCTGATACCCCGCAAGAGCGGGCACAATTTCGACAGTTAGCATGGCGTATCCAGCGTGATTGGCTGGTACTTGGTAAACGACTGCTCATGCATCCAGATAGCTTTAATAAAGCCCAAGCTGCCGTGGCAAAAAAACAGTTGGCTGATTCATTGATTACCCTATCCCCACTGTTCGCTCATAAGTCTTATTTTATGGCAGATGAATTTGGCTGGTGCGATGTGCTGTTAGCGCCCTTGTTATGGCGTCTTGAAGAGATGGGTATCGAACTACCTCGAGCTATCAGTCGTCCATTGTTTGACTATCAAACACGACTCTTTGAGCGTGAGAGCTTTAAAAAAAGCGTTCGCTAA
- the petA gene encoding ubiquinol-cytochrome c reductase iron-sulfur subunit: MSHAEGVNVQRRRVLIASTAAIGAAGVAAVATPFVRSWYPSAKAEAAGAAVTQDIGSIEEGQMIVVKYRGKPIFVVKRTEDMLGTLESVKPLLSDPDSSASLQPEYCTNPTRSLEPSVLVVEGVCTHLGCAPNYRPDVGAADLGGNDWYGGFFCPCHGSKYDLAGRVYSGVPAPLNLPIPEYSMDGTILTVGEA, encoded by the coding sequence ATGAGCCATGCCGAAGGCGTTAATGTACAACGCCGTAGAGTTCTTATTGCCTCGACTGCCGCGATTGGTGCAGCTGGGGTAGCTGCTGTGGCGACACCTTTTGTTCGTTCTTGGTATCCAAGTGCTAAAGCAGAAGCTGCAGGCGCTGCAGTTACCCAAGATATCGGTTCTATCGAAGAAGGACAAATGATTGTCGTAAAATATCGCGGCAAACCTATCTTTGTAGTCAAACGCACTGAAGACATGTTAGGTACGCTTGAATCAGTAAAGCCATTATTATCTGACCCTGATTCTAGTGCATCACTACAACCTGAATACTGTACGAATCCTACTCGTTCTTTAGAACCAAGTGTATTGGTTGTAGAAGGCGTGTGTACGCATTTAGGCTGTGCACCAAATTACCGTCCTGATGTTGGTGCTGCTGACTTAGGTGGTAATGACTGGTACGGTGGATTTTTCTGTCCTTGTCACGGGTCTAAGTATGACCTAGCGGGTCGCGTCTATAGTGGCGTTCCGGCACCGCTTAACTTACCCATCCCAGAATATAGTATGGATGGTACCATCTTGACGGTTGGGGAGGCTTAA